GAAATAAAGCGGATGCTTTGGCTCAGTGTAAGGAATTTGCAAAAGAAGGTTTTGTTCACAGAGAATTTGCTTATATCTACGCAAGACTTGCAATGGATATAGATAAAAATTTCCGTAAGGCGATCAAACTTTATAATCAGTTCCCTGATCTTCCTTTTAACGAAAAAAGATTTTTGGCCCATGCTTACTTTCATACTTCGAATTACAGGGCTTCCGCAAATATTTATTCTATAATTTCAGGTTCTAAGATCCTCTCGGAAGAAGATAGGGTAAACTATCTCAGATCTTTGGTGTATATCAAGGATTACAGAAGATTAGAGTCTTTTGTAGCTTCTTGGATGTTAGAAGAGCCAGAAAAAAAAATAAAGATCCAAGAAGCTTTGGATACTGCGGAACTGCTTCGAGAGAACGATCCGAAAGTGTATCATATGCTTCCTTCTCGTTCTCCATATAATAACTGATTATTCCGCTATTTCTTCCTTTTTAGTGGGAAAGCGAAGAATATAAAAAATTACACATATACCAATTATTGCCATTCCAATCCGAACATAGATGATCGGAGCGAATATCGCACTGATAGTCATAGTGATCACGATTGTAGAAACGGAGATGATCTTTGCTTTAAGTGGGATCGCCTTATGGATCCTCCAATCTCTGATAAAACTTCCGAAATATTTATTATTCATCAGCCAATTATAGAATTTCTGAGAAGCTCTTGCGTAACAAGCTGCGGTTAAAAGTAAGAATGGTGTAGTAGGCAAAACCGGTGTAAAAATCCCGATAATTCCCAAAATTAAGGATATAGTTCCTATTATGATCAATAAATAACGAACGAATCCATATCTATGAAGTTTTACTTCGTGGCTATAGTCCTTTTGTTCTGCCAATGGAATGCCTCTCTTCTAAGTTTTGGATCGAATATAAAAAAAGGGAGGCATAGCCTCCCTTTTGCAAGGATCATTTCCGTATTTTTTCGGAAAATTCTTCTTAGGTATCCTTAAGTGCAGTTACGATTTCTTGGGTGGCTTTTTTACCATCTTGGAAATACATTAAACAGTTTTCTTGGATGAAGAGTGGGTTAGGAACTCCAGCAAATCCCGGACTCAAGGAACGTTTGATCACGATAATGGTTTTTGCTTTGTCCACATCTAAGATCGGCATTCCAGCGATTGGAGAACCTGGATCTGTTTTTGCCAGAGGGTTTACCACGTCGTTTGCACCGTTGATGATTACTACGTCTACAGTGTTGAAAGTAGGATTGATCTCGTCCATTTCTTTCATTTTGTCGTAAGGAATATCAGCT
The sequence above is a segment of the Leptospira hartskeerlii genome. Coding sequences within it:
- a CDS encoding YbaN family protein, which codes for MAEQKDYSHEVKLHRYGFVRYLLIIIGTISLILGIIGIFTPVLPTTPFLLLTAACYARASQKFYNWLMNNKYFGSFIRDWRIHKAIPLKAKIISVSTIVITMTISAIFAPIIYVRIGMAIIGICVIFYILRFPTKKEEIAE